The genomic window TGTATACTGATGAGAGATTCACCACGCTTGGATTCCTACAAAGAAATGGGCATTCTGAGActgaaattcacatttttatacTTAAGCAGTAAGTTTATATATAAACTGtagtttggatcaaataaatgctcaaaaacgtttttttttttttttaaccagacgttttactgttaataaataaataaaataaataaaaaatagactgtttaaaatctggctggaaggtgctgactccactcttcaacatcagttccagcacacagactggagtgAGTTTGCTGCCCAGGCCACCACAAACACTCATATCGACATTGACATTTACACCAACTCTGTCCTGAAGCACATCAACAGATGTGTGAGCAGAgtgaccacacacaaaaaaataaagatttcccCAATCAGAAGCCCTGGATGAACAGGGAGGTTCGCCTCCTGCTCAAAGCAAGAGATGCGGCCTTCAGTATCTGCCAGGCCAAACTCAAACATAAACAGAGGATTGAAGAATACTTCAATTCTTCAGACCCCCGGCGTATGTGGCGAGGCATACAATCCATCACAGATTACAAACTACCAAACTCCGTGcccccctccagctctgcctccatcccagacgagctcaatcactttttcgtttttatcaaaataataagGAGATCTCACTCAAAGCTGAGCATCAACCCAGTGAACTGCTTCTCACACTCTCCACATCAGATGGTTACCATACTCTGAGTCTGCGTAAGGTGAATGCACGGAAAGCAGCTGGCCCTGATGGAATACCTGGTCGTGTGCTTAAAGCCTGTGTggagcagctggctgaggtcttcatggacattttcaatctgtccctggCACAAACAACTGTCCCCACTAGCTGCAAAACCTCCACCATCGAGCCAGTGCCGAAGCACTCCACTGCCTCAGTCCCTAACGacttccgtcctgttgcactcacccccatcattgccaagtgctttgagaaactggttgtatcccacttaaaatcctgtctccctgctacattagacccattccaatttgcctatcgcaacaataggtcaacagaggacgccatctcaacggcacttcactctgccctcacccacctggacagtcagaacacacatgtgagaatgctgttcatatctttcagttctgcatttaatactgTGTAATGccctccaagctgatctccaagctcagccatCTAGGAATCACCAcacccatctgcaactggattctaggttttctgactaacagacctcagtctgttaagttagataacctctcctcctccatcatcaccctgaacacACAGCGTGCCACAGGGCTGCGTACTgagccctctcctgtactccctattcacccatgactgCGTTCCTGTTTACGGCtcaaacaataatacaatttgcagatgacaccgcAGTGGTAGGTCTGATAAGGATGATGATGAGTCAGCCTACAtggatgaggtgcagcacctgctgtgtggtgtgccaccaacaatctagaactaaacacccagaagacaaaCAAAATTGAGAGCAGTATGGTATAGCAATTGCGccgcatctgaccgcaaagcactccagcgggtggtgaaaactgctcagtggatcaccggcacccagttaacttccatcgagaacatttatcataagcgctgtctgggcagggcaagaaacatcatcaaggatgcctctcaccctaaccatggacttttctcATTCCTTCCATCCGGCAGATGTTACAGGAGCAACGTGTGTTTTGCACACttatccaactgtatttattaccactgttctcacgttgctgctgttcatgtgtatatataatcctacattgctccgttcataatgtacatacaatacctacattacattcatatttatattctgtatatactctgctcaatactgtatatagcaactacacagtacattctgtatatcatagcttcacttactctgtactttatgtatataaaacactatattcttgcacttctggttagatgctaactgcatttcattagctctgtacatactactctgcataatgacattaaagttgaatctaaaaaaaaaaaaaaaatttataataataaataaacataaaatattagtgCCATTTTGTTGACTTCATTCAAGTGCATTTTGTAATAAATCACAAAGCTGGATTTAACTGAACTTACATTATATTTAGAAACTTTTTCAGCCATCTCAATCTCTTTCTGAGGCAGACGAGGTCCATCATCCTTGGCAGATTCACCTTTTTCCTTAGCCTCTAGTCGTTCCTAAGCAAGACAAAAAAAGAAGGGAATTTACAAACATACCCTGAAATCCCTCTTTTTCCAAAACCCagttccaaaaacataaaaacataaagatAAAAAGAATACACAGTTTATATCACCTGCGAAATCACTGGGAAATCTACGATGATTCTCCACAACAATCCCCACATTTCACATCTGAATTCAGTTACATCTATCGCTAACTCACCCTAGCTTTTCGCTCACGGTCGGCGGGAGTGTCAGTCCAAATTGAGCGGTCTTTGTTCTCAGGGCCTGATCTTTTCTTAAAGGTTCGTGCTTCCAGGCCCACATGCTGCAACTCAGGAGGCAACTCCATCATCCAGCTCTCTCTGACCACTTTGGGGCCAGTCTAAAAGCAGAAGAGCCCAAGATTGTTTAGTCTGCCCACACACTGGgaaaaacaaaatctattttCGTCTTGAACAAAACAAACCACTCAAgttttttattgtcattgtacAAGAACAGAAAAATGACTTGTCCTGAGGTAtgatgtaaacagaaataaaaatgggaAGTATATAAAGCATAAAATTAGAAGCATATGTGCAAAGATAGAAATCtacaatatacaaaaactaataataatatagaaattaataataataataagaagaagaagaagaagaagaagaagaagaatatatCCAATATAATATCTGAATTAATAGATTTAAGAAGCACTTACATCCACTCCTGTAAGTTTGTCTTTCATTCTCTGAGCTCTTCTTTCAATGTCCAACGCCACAGAGTCCTGGGATGGTGCTTTTGATGGCATTGGTCCAATGACataatcatcttcatcatcttcttcacCGCTTGACACTGCTGGGGTGTAACCTGGAGGTAGAGCTGGTCCTAAAATCCCTCTAGCATCTTCTTTTCCCTCCTCTTCATCTTGTCTTTTAAAGCCTGGAGGTAGAACAGGTCCTACAGGTGGTCTGCAGAGTAGGGGGAAAACCTAGATTAACATTTACATCTGTATGTAGAATTTGAATAAATATGATACTATGTGTGTGATACTACCCACTgtacacaacaacaaaatgtgtAGAGCAGTAATATTGTCAATTCCTGTTACCGTTCAGGAGATCTGTCTTGGGTTTGATATCCTGGTGGTAAAGCTGGTCCTAAAAACCCTCTGGTGTCATCCTTTgcatcttcatcctcatcttgTTTTTTAAATCCTGGAGGGAGTGCAGGTCCTAGTAAAGGTGGCCTGGAGATGCAAAATGTAGTTCATCCACGACTTTGATTGGGATGCTGATTATGTGGGATATTATTATCAAGAGTTTATTACCTTTCTGGTGATTTGTCTCGCTTTTGATATCCTGGGGGAAGAGCTGGACCAAAGAaaccatcatcatcctcctcatccaTTTGAACTTGCTTTATATCCACCTCATCTTTCAAGTAGCCCCTGCTGCTGttaaagaaccacaaaaaaaaaatgtaaccagaAACAAATTGCACATAAATATCAGCTACCACTCCATATCCAtcttaagatgatatttaaatgcttagatTTGTGGTCAAGGTTCTATAGTTTTTATTGTGGAGgcaaaaaatataatgaaatgcaGTACAATGTTGATtgagaaatgaacaaataaacgttTCTTAAAAGGCAGACGGAATCGTATTTTCAAGTTAACCTAAGTTTAAGTAAGTACGGATCAGACGACAGAAAGCATGggttttcagtgtttttgatcATATAGATCATTTAAGGGccttctaaatgtatttatcaaatatgatacattaTGCTTTTTAAGCTGACTATGTTCCAccacaacacaaaaataatttgcatatataAAAAGTGGCTTATTTATGACTAACCACTTCATTAACTATGAATCCCTGAGAAACACATGTATCTGGAAAAACCCATCAAGTATCGTACTTTGAAGAAGGCCGGTTcctagatgatgatgatgatgatgagtattTGGCTCTCTTGAACACAACCTCCTCTTGATCACTGTCTTCACATGAGCTGGAGGACTCTGAAGCTTTATATTTTGGAGGCAAAGCTGGACCTATGACTGGAGGCAGCGTGTATTATTTATTGTGCATTCATTTATACTTCagttaaatctaaaataattaatgacTTAACTGTTGttggaaggggggggggggcatctaAAGGCAATCAGCCTTGTTATGCATTTGCAATTGCGAAATTATAAGATAATTATATATTGCAGTTCACAAAGCAGCTACCACAATGTGTAACGTTATGCGTTAACATACCTGCGCCTTCTTCGTCTGAATcatcatttttgcatttttccaTCGTCGGTGCCAAAGAGGGTCCAATTATGTTTTGAGTAGACATCAAAAATAGTGTGGTTGtgtggttaaaaataataataaaacacacatttattcGTTCACAAACCCAGGAAATACGCTACGATACAACACATCAGCTTACTTCCGGTCTGGAATGGTAAGAATCTTTCAAATTAAGAGTCCCGTTCAGGCGGAATCTACAGATGACGCGTTATTTTAAATCGCACGCTCTTTAATAACGCATACGTCACTTCTCTTCTGCTGTCAGCCGTTGCTGTTTCTATGGGAGGCGGGACGCTTAAAAATACCCGTCGGTGAGATGCATACGTCCCCGttgtaatcataaaaataaacaaagacattgTAAACTGTGACGCATAACATTAAATGATTGCACGTCCTGATTActttgtcttattttttattttatttatttttttttgtcacgaGGCAGTGAAAGTCAGGTGGTTATGCCGAAATAACCGCATTTTGTCTCCTTGCTTTGTCCAGCTGTCATCGCTTATCCGTTAATTCTTCACTCGAGCATCTGAGCTACCATCTGATACCTGTCCAGCTTTGAAGAACAGTCTTCTTCTCTCAGATGACAAGTCGGTAGGAGTTTTGGACCGGAGCTCTGTCGAGATGTCCACGAAGAAGATGAAGCCAAGAGACGCCACAAACATCTCCAGCTCCATCGAGTCTGAGGACATCAGTCTGGAGACGCAATCCCCACCGAGGACATCTCTTCTTCGGAGGAGAAGGATGGAGCAGGGAAGGTGACAAAACAGCTCCTGGAAAGAAAAGAGCTGCTTCATAACCTCCAAAAACTGAAGATAGAACTGTCATAGAAAAATCTGCTCATCAGCAACCTCAAAGTGGACCACCTTACCAAGGTAAGTTAATGGTTGGTGAATACAAAACTGGTCTTTACATTAGACTGAAAGCAGTTTTTCAAGTAATGAACTCAGCTTTATTTGTTCACCCATAAGTGTTTTGCACATTCACTTGTAGACAGAAGAGCTGGAGGAAAGGCTGAACGATGCTCTCCACCAGAAACAGGTGCTTCCTCTGCATCTGGACACTCAGCTCAAACTACAGCAGGATGAAAACAGGTTCATTTACACACAGTTCGACTGAGAAAAAGATGTAGCCTACAATCTGTCAGTGGTCAGTTTGGTATTGGTTGATAAATGTGCCTTTTTTCATTTaagtggtttaatttaatttttatttttattttttattggtctgTTAAAACAGGCCAGGAATGTTAAGCTAATAAAAAGTTATCCATTTCGATTCATGTAAATGAAACCAAAcataaatgattataataattaaattgaacACTTGAAGCTTtagacaaaatacaaaataaaaagtactttGCACACTTTGCAATGCATAGTTGTTTTATGCTTTGAtacatcatatttaataaatcagGCTTAAttatggctcatatagtatgATAAGTTAAGAAACATCTCACTTTTATTCAGAGGCAAAATATACTATTTGGTGCacatagtataaataaataataagatggATAGCTCGttatgtaaatcaatgagatctttataacaaaataacatattacttatatataaatgcatatacataaTAGCTGTAATAATAACTCTGAATCTCCAAAAGAAATGTcatagtaagatgatatttaaatgcttagtttcaCAATCAAAGCTCTGTTATTTTTATAGTGGatgcaaaacatataatgcaatgcagtaCAATtatgattgagagatgaacaaataaactttTCTCAAGAGCCTGATATAACATTTTTGATACTcacattttaatacagtttttctgAAAATGCTTAATCAAGTTGTTGTAGCAGAccagaaaaatattttgaaatgtcttgaaatataaaatatattctttctTTGAAAAAAGCAAAAAGGCAGCAAGACCTTTTACATGCTAAAAAAGTATGAACAACACAAAGCATGTAGTAGATTTTGAACAACAGGTctttcagcaaagttttgatcatctTTGTCATATAGAGGCCTTAGAGATTCATACGTTAAATATGATACATGATAAAAATATGAAAGGCTTTATAGGGTTGAATGTGGCTTCTGCTTATGCAGGAAGCAGCAATCCTTGAGGAAGCAGGAAATGGACACCATCATGCTcagacagaagcagctggaagAGACAAACCGTCAGCTGTGTGACCGAGCAGGTGATCTCCGCAGGAGCCTGAGGGACCTGGAGCTGTCTGAGGAGAGGTACACTGAGCTGAAGGACCTGTCTGAGGACAAACTCACCATCCCTGAACATGTGGCGGCAAGCACTGAATCATCAGCTGGAGTTGGGAatgaagattgtgtgtgtgtgtgtgtgtgtgtgtgtgtgtgtgtgtgtgtgtgtgctcttgtttttgtgacatatcaggacacaactgtgtataatgacatgggtatgacaccggtattacaaggagagggtgacttatgaggacataactcatgtccccatttttcaaaacgctaaTTAATAATAcagaatttgttttttgtttttttgagaaagtaaaaatgcacaaagtttcctgtgagggttagggttaggtgtagggttggtgtagggccatagaatatacagtttgtacagtataaaaaccattgcgtctatgggatgtccccacttttcacaaaaacagacatgtgtgtgtgtgtgtacatatgtgtTCCCCCCCCCATATAAATTCGATTTTACGAGATTGTGAACCCTCTGAGAGCTCTTGTGACTGAGCTGCAAGCGAAAAAGACTAACCTGAACGAGGATCTGGACAGTCATCGTAACCAAAGTAGATCACTAATGGAGGTGTGAAAAATGTTTCTTCTCTTTTTGGATTCTATTTTTACTACTGTCTTTGAATGAAGAatgaa from Carassius auratus strain Wakin chromosome 1, ASM336829v1, whole genome shotgun sequence includes these protein-coding regions:
- the gpalpp1 gene encoding GPALPP motifs-containing protein 1 isoform X1, yielding MSTQNIIGPSLAPTMEKCKNDDSDEEGAVIGPALPPKYKASESSSSCEDSDQEEVVFKRAKYSSSSSSSRNRPSSNSRGYLKDEVDIKQVQMDEEDDDGFFGPALPPGYQKRDKSPERPPLLGPALPPGFKKQDEDEDAKDDTRGFLGPALPPGYQTQDRSPERPPVGPVLPPGFKRQDEEEGKEDARGILGPALPPGYTPAVSSGEEDDEDDYVIGPMPSKAPSQDSVALDIERRAQRMKDKLTGVDTGPKVVRESWMMELPPELQHVGLEARTFKKRSGPENKDRSIWTDTPADRERKARERLEAKEKGESAKDDGPRLPQKEIEMAEKVSKYNESKRGESLISIHTKKMKRKAEEDASKPVERRPFDRDADLQVNRFDEAQKKALLKKSQELNTRFSHSKDRMFL
- the gpalpp1 gene encoding GPALPP motifs-containing protein 1 isoform X2; this translates as MSTQNIIGPSLAPTMEKCKNDDSDEEGAVIGPALPPKYKASESSSSCEDSDQEEVVFKRAKYSSSSSSSRNRPSSNRGYLKDEVDIKQVQMDEEDDDGFFGPALPPGYQKRDKSPERPPLLGPALPPGFKKQDEDEDAKDDTRGFLGPALPPGYQTQDRSPERPPVGPVLPPGFKRQDEEEGKEDARGILGPALPPGYTPAVSSGEEDDEDDYVIGPMPSKAPSQDSVALDIERRAQRMKDKLTGVDTGPKVVRESWMMELPPELQHVGLEARTFKKRSGPENKDRSIWTDTPADRERKARERLEAKEKGESAKDDGPRLPQKEIEMAEKVSKYNESKRGESLISIHTKKMKRKAEEDASKPVERRPFDRDADLQVNRFDEAQKKALLKKSQELNTRFSHSKDRMFL